One genomic window of Geodermatophilus sp. DSM 44513 includes the following:
- a CDS encoding ABC transporter ATP-binding protein: protein MSAPLPERSRRPGARDAVRGLRRTLRRFAPHLRSQRRLLLLGLLALFLEVAMRLLEPWPLAWVLDSLVAAAGGDVDRAWTGDVGTVLLLASAALVAAVALRALAAYAMTVCFSLAGNRVLTRVRAELYAHLTRLPMTFHDGSRTGDLVTRVTGDVGRLQEATVTAALPLFGNLVTLLGMLVVVAVLNAELALVVLLVFPLSALLGVRLTRRIHGVSRRQRASEGALASLATESLGAMAVVQSYSLEERVQRRFGGSNETSLREGVRARRLAAGLERSTDVLIGLATGVVLYVGARQVVAGDLTPGELTVFLTYLRSAFRPLRDIAKYAGRISRAAASGERIVDVLEVEPELRDAPGARPAPRLRGEVEFDDVHLSYVPGHPVLRGLSLRVPAGRRVAVVGPSGSGKSTLVSLLCRLRDPDSGTVRLDGHPVGELTVASVRAQVAVVLQESTLFATSIRDNIALGVDGPVTDDEVEAAARTAGAHEFVTRLPDGYDTVVGERGSTLSGGQRQRIAIARAAIRRAPIVVLDEAMTGLDPETEGEVAAALARLTAGRTTFVVTHDLAAARDADQVVWLADGRVQRAGHPDEVLPSPREGVAAGAHR, encoded by the coding sequence GTGAGCGCGCCGCTGCCGGAGCGCTCCCGCCGCCCCGGGGCGCGGGACGCCGTCCGCGGGCTGCGCCGCACGCTGCGCCGCTTCGCCCCCCACCTGCGCAGCCAGCGCCGGCTGCTGCTGCTCGGCCTGCTCGCCCTCTTCCTCGAGGTGGCGATGCGGCTGCTGGAGCCGTGGCCGCTGGCCTGGGTGCTCGACTCGCTGGTGGCGGCCGCGGGCGGAGACGTCGACCGGGCGTGGACCGGGGACGTCGGCACCGTGCTGCTGCTCGCCTCGGCCGCCCTCGTCGCCGCCGTGGCGCTGCGCGCGCTGGCCGCCTACGCGATGACCGTCTGCTTCTCCCTCGCCGGCAACCGGGTGCTCACCCGGGTGCGCGCCGAGCTGTACGCGCACCTGACCCGGCTGCCCATGACCTTCCACGACGGCAGCCGCACCGGTGACCTGGTCACCCGGGTGACCGGCGACGTCGGCCGGCTGCAGGAGGCCACGGTCACCGCCGCCCTGCCGCTGTTCGGCAACCTGGTCACCCTGCTCGGCATGCTGGTGGTGGTCGCCGTCCTCAACGCCGAGCTGGCCCTCGTCGTGCTGCTGGTCTTCCCGCTGTCCGCCCTCCTGGGCGTCCGGCTGACCCGCCGCATCCACGGCGTCTCGCGCCGCCAGCGCGCCTCGGAGGGTGCGCTGGCCTCGCTGGCCACGGAGTCCCTCGGCGCGATGGCCGTGGTGCAGAGCTACTCGCTGGAGGAGCGCGTGCAGCGGCGCTTCGGCGGCAGCAACGAGACCAGCCTGCGCGAGGGCGTCCGCGCGCGGCGGCTGGCGGCCGGTCTGGAGCGCAGCACCGACGTCCTCATCGGCCTGGCCACCGGGGTCGTCCTCTACGTGGGCGCCCGCCAGGTGGTGGCCGGCGACCTCACGCCCGGCGAGCTGACCGTGTTCCTGACCTACCTCAGGAGCGCGTTCCGGCCGCTGCGCGACATCGCCAAGTACGCCGGGCGGATCTCCCGCGCGGCCGCCTCCGGGGAGCGGATCGTCGACGTCCTGGAGGTGGAACCGGAGCTGCGCGACGCCCCCGGCGCGCGGCCGGCCCCCCGGCTGCGCGGCGAGGTGGAGTTCGACGACGTGCACCTGTCCTACGTGCCGGGGCACCCGGTGCTGCGCGGCCTGTCGCTGCGGGTGCCGGCCGGCCGGCGGGTCGCCGTGGTCGGCCCGTCCGGGTCGGGCAAGTCCACCCTGGTCTCGCTGCTGTGCCGGCTGCGCGACCCGGACTCCGGGACGGTGCGCCTCGACGGGCACCCGGTGGGCGAGCTGACCGTGGCCTCGGTGCGCGCCCAGGTCGCGGTGGTGCTGCAGGAGAGCACGCTGTTCGCCACCTCGATCCGGGACAACATCGCCCTCGGCGTCGACGGTCCGGTCACCGACGACGAGGTCGAGGCCGCCGCCCGCACAGCCGGCGCGCACGAGTTCGTCACCCGGCTGCCCGACGGCTACGACACCGTCGTCGGGGAGCGGGGCTCGACCCTGTCCGGCGGCCAGCGGCAGCGCATCGCCATCGCCCGGGCGGCCATCCGGCGGGCGCCGATCGTCGTGCTCGACGAGGCGATGACCGGCCTGGACCCGGAGACCGAGGGCGAGGTGGCCGCCGCCCTGGCCCGGCTCACCGCGGGCCGCACCACGTTCGTCGTCACCCACGACCTGGCCGCCGCCCGCGACGCCGACCAGGTGGTCTGGCTGGCCGACGGGCGGGTGCAGCGCGCCGGACACCCCGACGAGGTGCTCCCCTCCCCGCGGGAGGGGGTGGCCGCCGGTGCGCACCGCTGA
- a CDS encoding glycosyltransferase family 4 protein, with the protein MRVAVVCTDPGIPVFGSKGASVHLQAVLRELVADGHEVHVVSPRRDGVPLPGVHLHRLPAVTGRGGERERSARASDAAVAAVLDRVRPELVYERYSLWGRTGTAWARAAGVPALLEVNAPLPEEQRLHRSLTDPAAADAVAAAALSAASAVVCVSDAVADWARAVSARPDRVHVEPNGVDVDRVRPAGRPVTPAAGTSFTVGFVGSLKPWHGVETLVDAVAALAATDPGWRLLLVGDGPMAGPLLDRAAALGVSSAVEATGALPPAEVPAQLHRMDVAAAPYPPAEPCYFSPLKVFEYLAAGLPVVASRVGQLPALLAPDRPGGEPLGVLVPPGDVPALAGALAALRADVARRERLGRAGRRAAEQRHTWRGVVRRSLAHALGAAPDRRLQPAGGPR; encoded by the coding sequence ATGCGCGTCGCGGTGGTCTGCACCGACCCGGGCATCCCGGTGTTCGGGAGCAAGGGCGCCTCGGTGCACCTGCAGGCGGTGCTGCGCGAGCTGGTCGCCGACGGCCACGAGGTGCACGTGGTCAGCCCGCGGCGGGACGGCGTCCCGCTGCCCGGCGTGCACCTGCACCGGCTGCCGGCGGTCACCGGCCGGGGCGGTGAGCGGGAGCGGTCCGCCCGGGCCAGCGACGCCGCGGTGGCCGCGGTGCTCGACCGGGTGCGCCCGGAGCTGGTCTACGAGCGGTACTCGCTGTGGGGGCGCACCGGCACGGCCTGGGCGCGGGCCGCGGGGGTGCCCGCCCTGCTGGAGGTCAACGCGCCGCTGCCCGAGGAGCAGCGGCTGCACCGCTCGCTCACCGACCCCGCCGCCGCCGACGCGGTCGCCGCGGCGGCGCTGTCCGCGGCGAGCGCGGTGGTCTGCGTGAGCGACGCGGTCGCCGACTGGGCGCGCGCGGTGTCCGCCCGGCCCGACCGGGTGCACGTCGAGCCCAACGGCGTGGACGTCGACCGCGTGCGGCCGGCCGGCCGCCCGGTGACCCCGGCGGCCGGCACCTCCTTCACCGTCGGCTTCGTCGGGTCGCTCAAGCCCTGGCACGGCGTGGAGACCCTCGTCGACGCGGTCGCGGCCCTGGCGGCCACCGACCCCGGCTGGCGACTGCTGCTGGTCGGCGACGGGCCGATGGCCGGGCCGCTGCTGGACCGCGCCGCCGCGCTCGGCGTGTCGTCGGCGGTGGAGGCGACCGGGGCGCTGCCGCCGGCGGAGGTGCCCGCCCAGCTGCACCGGATGGACGTCGCCGCCGCGCCCTACCCGCCCGCGGAACCCTGCTACTTCTCCCCGCTCAAGGTCTTCGAGTACCTGGCCGCCGGGCTGCCGGTGGTGGCCAGCCGGGTCGGTCAGCTGCCCGCGCTGCTGGCCCCGGACCGGCCCGGCGGCGAGCCGCTGGGCGTGCTGGTCCCGCCCGGGGACGTGCCGGCACTGGCCGGGGCGCTGGCCGCGCTGCGCGCCGACGTCGCGCGACGGGAGCGGCTGGGCCGCGCCGGGCGCCGGGCCGCCGAGCAGCGGCACACCTGGCGCGGCGTCGTGCGGCGGTCACTGGCACACGCGCTGGGCGCCGCGCCGGACCGCCGGCTGCAACCGGCCGGGGGACCGCGGTGA
- a CDS encoding aminoglycoside phosphotransferase family protein encodes MRTADRDLAARDPALPALPVLLDDALLGEWLAGHGLGRARRRYLRYKPGTSCLLRLDLEVGDPERGGTTVPAVLATRAADGAGKLARTRQEAPPGSVLAADDDARLLLTTPAADRVLPAVAALSGDRPGAALAGLLPGEDLGAATVRVLRYKPARRWVALLGRPDADPLLLRAHAPAVAAAAAARLRAFGTARVRTPALVAEDPVLGLVVTEWLPGRTLADLPPADHPAALRRTGGALATLHQHAAPGLPRRGPHETGSAVRAAAGLVAHLLPHEAERAAALARAATDRLRPEVPGRVCHGDFSADQVVLGPHGVALVDLDEVGCDDPAVDLAGFLAAATAERRLGPADAWSFLDGYRTLRPLPDPRRLAAATAAALLRRAAEPFRLAEPDWAARVVAVLDAAERELR; translated from the coding sequence GTGCGCACCGCTGACCGCGACCTCGCCGCGCGCGACCCCGCGCTGCCCGCCCTGCCGGTGCTGCTCGACGACGCCCTGCTGGGCGAGTGGCTGGCCGGCCACGGCCTGGGCCGCGCCCGCCGGCGCTACCTGCGCTACAAGCCGGGCACCAGCTGCCTGCTGCGGCTGGACCTGGAGGTCGGGGACCCGGAGCGCGGGGGGACGACGGTGCCCGCCGTGCTCGCCACCCGCGCCGCCGACGGCGCCGGCAAGCTCGCCCGCACCCGGCAGGAGGCGCCGCCGGGGTCGGTCCTGGCCGCCGACGACGACGCCCGGTTGTTGCTCACCACCCCCGCCGCCGACCGCGTGCTGCCCGCCGTCGCCGCGCTGTCCGGCGACCGGCCGGGGGCCGCACTCGCCGGGCTGCTCCCGGGCGAGGACCTCGGCGCGGCCACCGTGCGGGTGCTGCGCTACAAGCCGGCCCGCCGCTGGGTGGCCCTGCTCGGCCGGCCGGACGCCGACCCGCTGCTGCTGCGCGCGCACGCCCCCGCGGTCGCCGCGGCCGCGGCGGCCCGGCTGCGGGCGTTCGGCACCGCCCGGGTGCGCACGCCCGCGCTGGTGGCCGAGGACCCGGTGCTCGGCCTGGTGGTCACCGAGTGGCTGCCCGGCCGGACGCTGGCCGACCTGCCGCCGGCGGACCACCCGGCGGCGCTGCGCCGCACCGGCGGGGCGCTGGCCACGCTGCACCAGCACGCGGCGCCGGGCCTGCCGCGGCGCGGACCGCACGAGACCGGCTCGGCCGTCCGGGCCGCCGCCGGGCTGGTCGCCCACCTGCTGCCGCACGAGGCCGAGCGCGCCGCCGCGCTGGCCCGGGCCGCCACCGACCGGTTGCGCCCGGAGGTGCCCGGGCGGGTGTGCCACGGCGACTTCTCCGCCGACCAGGTGGTGCTGGGGCCGCACGGTGTGGCCCTGGTGGACCTGGACGAGGTGGGCTGCGACGACCCCGCCGTCGACCTCGCCGGGTTCCTCGCCGCCGCGACCGCCGAGCGCCGGCTGGGCCCCGCGGACGCCTGGTCCTTCCTCGACGGCTACCGCACCCTGCGTCCGCTGCCCGACCCCCGCCGGCTGGCCGCGGCCACGGCGGCCGCGCTGCTGCGCCGGGCCGCCGAGCCCTTCCGGCTGGCCGAGCCGGACTGGGCCGCCCGGGTCGTCGCGGTGCTGGACGCGGCGGAGCGGGAGCTCCGGTGA
- a CDS encoding TPM domain-containing protein → MRRSVIVLGALALVLSSAGTASAEPPVEVGEQLDDRAGALGVGTSAAAERAVADLAAEDGLVLSAVFVSSFDNADPGAWARDSARLSGMDGDDLLLAVAVGDATFEYGYWVDEDFPLSEVDLERVVTAEVEPRLAAGDRSGAVVALAERLGELVAAQDEAAAEAGPWSARTTILVVVGVALVLLVAHLLSRRRSSARS, encoded by the coding sequence GTGCGCAGGTCCGTCATCGTCCTCGGCGCCCTGGCCCTCGTGCTGTCGAGTGCCGGGACGGCGTCCGCCGAGCCCCCCGTGGAGGTGGGCGAGCAGCTGGACGACCGGGCCGGTGCCCTGGGCGTGGGCACGTCGGCGGCCGCCGAGCGCGCCGTGGCGGACCTGGCCGCGGAGGACGGCCTGGTGCTGTCCGCGGTCTTCGTGTCCTCCTTCGACAACGCCGACCCCGGCGCGTGGGCCCGGGACTCCGCCCGGCTGTCCGGGATGGACGGCGACGACCTGCTGCTGGCCGTGGCCGTGGGCGACGCCACGTTCGAGTACGGCTACTGGGTCGACGAGGACTTCCCCCTGTCGGAGGTCGACCTGGAACGGGTCGTGACCGCCGAGGTCGAGCCCCGGCTGGCGGCCGGTGACCGGTCCGGCGCGGTGGTCGCCCTGGCCGAGCGGCTCGGGGAGCTGGTGGCCGCGCAGGACGAGGCGGCCGCCGAGGCGGGGCCGTGGTCGGCGCGCACCACTATCCTGGTCGTCGTCGGGGTCGCCCTGGTGCTCCTCGTCGCCCACCTGCTCTCCCGCCGGAGGTCCTCGGCCCGGTCCTGA
- a CDS encoding phosphotransferase has translation MTGADTRSAAALAAVEDDVAAAGGRLLVAWPRGTDHLLVEVGTDAGAVAGQWWADRGRARAVGAGTPGSRRHGRLLLQPGGADRRLPGLRQLLTAPGATLVAHRPERRAVLRCGDGSYVKVVRPDRLPAVLAAARAAARLPVRTAPLLSADPPGGLLRTAALPGRPLHDLLGTGAAVGACRELGAALAAVHAAPPPAGLPVHDGAAEAAVLRRWTGLARTWTGAGGGDELAGVLAELTGGPAGPLVAVHRDLHDRQALVAADGSLGLLDFDLLALGEPALDLANLLAHLELRRRQGLLADAGPLRAAVLDGYRPDRRVLDRLAVHEAATRLRLAAVYAFRPGRPVS, from the coding sequence GTGACCGGCGCGGACACCCGGTCGGCCGCCGCCCTGGCCGCCGTCGAGGACGACGTCGCCGCGGCCGGCGGCCGGCTGCTCGTGGCCTGGCCGCGCGGCACCGACCACCTGCTGGTCGAGGTCGGCACCGACGCCGGCGCGGTGGCCGGGCAGTGGTGGGCCGACCGCGGCCGGGCCCGCGCGGTCGGGGCGGGCACGCCGGGCAGCCGTCGGCACGGCCGGCTGCTGCTGCAGCCCGGTGGCGCCGACCGGCGGCTGCCGGGCCTGCGGCAGCTGCTCACCGCACCGGGCGCCACGCTGGTCGCGCACCGGCCCGAGCGGCGGGCCGTCCTCCGCTGCGGGGACGGCAGCTACGTCAAGGTCGTGCGGCCGGACCGGCTGCCCGCGGTGCTCGCGGCCGCCCGGGCGGCCGCGCGGCTCCCCGTCCGGACCGCGCCGCTGCTGTCCGCCGATCCGCCGGGCGGCCTGCTGCGCACGGCCGCGCTGCCCGGCCGGCCGCTGCACGACCTGCTCGGCACCGGCGCCGCGGTGGGCGCCTGCCGGGAGCTGGGGGCCGCGCTGGCCGCGGTGCACGCCGCACCGCCCCCCGCCGGCCTCCCGGTGCACGACGGCGCCGCCGAGGCCGCGGTGCTGCGGCGCTGGACCGGGCTGGCCCGCACCTGGACCGGGGCCGGCGGTGGGGACGAGCTGGCCGGCGTCCTCGCGGAGCTGACCGGCGGACCGGCCGGGCCGCTCGTGGCCGTGCACCGGGACCTGCACGACCGGCAGGCGCTCGTGGCCGCCGACGGGTCGCTGGGCCTGCTGGACTTCGACCTGCTCGCACTCGGGGAGCCGGCGCTGGACCTGGCCAACCTGCTGGCCCACCTGGAGCTGCGCCGCCGCCAGGGCCTGCTGGCCGACGCGGGGCCGCTGCGCGCCGCCGTCCTGGACGGCTACCGCCCCGACCGCCGGGTGCTCGACCGGCTGGCCGTGCACGAGGCGGCCACCCGGCTGCGGCTGGCCGCGGTCTACGCCTTCCGACCGGGCCGGCCGGTCAGCTGA
- a CDS encoding 4'-phosphopantetheinyl transferase superfamily protein → MLLARPADVLRAGGRHLLTSAERRRAEALRSPADRDAHVAAHLLVRHCAAVRAGLPVAALELVQRCAECGSPEHGRPSIAGLPDLHVSLAHTRGAVVAGADSRPVGVDVEEARPGPPDPALLAAALTAAEAAEVRAAADPSAALLRSWVRKECLVKVGALTLDGLSQVALDPAADRAAEDGRRRGRFGPLHLVDWSDPALGAAVAAAGHAPPVVAAPHTWARTP, encoded by the coding sequence GTGCTGCTCGCCCGGCCCGCGGACGTGCTGCGCGCCGGTGGCCGGCACCTCCTGACCTCCGCGGAGCGCCGGCGTGCCGAGGCGCTGCGCTCCCCGGCCGACCGGGACGCCCACGTCGCCGCGCACCTGCTGGTCCGCCACTGCGCCGCGGTGCGCGCCGGCCTGCCGGTGGCGGCGCTGGAGCTGGTGCAGCGGTGCGCGGAGTGCGGGTCGCCCGAGCACGGCCGGCCCTCGATCGCCGGCCTGCCCGACCTGCACGTCAGCCTCGCGCACACCCGGGGCGCCGTGGTGGCCGGCGCGGACAGCCGTCCGGTCGGCGTGGACGTCGAGGAGGCGCGCCCCGGGCCCCCGGACCCCGCCCTCCTGGCCGCCGCGCTCACCGCTGCCGAGGCCGCGGAGGTCCGGGCGGCGGCCGACCCGTCGGCGGCCCTCCTCCGCTCCTGGGTGCGCAAGGAGTGCCTGGTGAAGGTCGGCGCGCTCACCCTGGACGGCCTGTCCCAGGTGGCGCTGGACCCTGCCGCGGACCGGGCGGCGGAGGACGGCCGCCGGCGCGGCCGGTTCGGCCCCCTGCACCTGGTCGACTGGTCCGACCCCGCCCTGGGCGCCGCCGTGGCCGCCGCCGGGCACGCGCCGCCGGTGGTCGCCGCCCCGCACACCTGGGCCCGCACGCCCTGA
- a CDS encoding Pls/PosA family non-ribosomal peptide synthetase — MTTHSDDWDFFSTFAGDAEREPRSRTTTPGYELRDDTATSYRLHDNFVAELSGQRSPVTRLSRFFERTCDERPSATALECAGERVSYADLDQRANRLANLLMSRGARAGVRVGILLHRSVDTYVALLAVTKTEATFVPIDPEAPADRLLYIAEDSALRLLVTTTSFAASCAALPCESLYLDELGGELAVQSSARPGIQFDGDPVCYVIYTSGSSGRPKGVEVNQSSICNFVGIVPSLYGVESTDRVYQGMTIAFDFSIEEIWPTWAVGATLVAGPTDGRRVGSGLADFLEDERITMVYCVPTVLATLDRVLPLVRTVNVGGEACPRELVDRWAAPGRRILNTYGPTETTVTCTMAELRPGKPVTIGRPLPTYRVTLLDEDRRPVPPGGTGEICVGGPGVARGYVNRPDLTADRFIADPRGIPGERIYRTGDLGRFLPDGELEYLGRADSEVKVRGHRVDLQEIESVLLEHPQVTGAVVTLLSSPDTGGDLAGYVIVRGDCATGELRPETLAAGATDALVAELHEQLVAQLPPYMVPSYLDVVTSIPMLPSGKADRGRLPAPTRPRLIRGTRDFEPPATPAEAWIAGLWEETLRLPAGAVSVEADFFAALGGHSLVAATVVSAMRESELGSGLSILDFYKHPTVRELATFLEDGVSTRAEETLVLEPREPRPQPPSDRRVVGFGTAQVSVLYAIILLFLLPVGVLYGLNDGQPSTGLLLQLAVALPAVYLLGRWVAPVAGARLLARGLRTGDHPLWGGMHLRVWTIQKLVSISPLTVLSGSPWAVTYLRLAGAQVDDEAHVGSADVSLPSLLRVGRGATVGYGTQLHAHRVAEGVLTIAPVTIGAGAVVGSESVLECGSEVGERAILGDTSLLTSGQVVPAGESWAGSPARSAPEAVDPVVELMAGCSSAPRRWSSTLLAGFAGGVALLELLPFLVLLPVVALVWWVLLGYGTAAALVATALSGPVFVLASCALVLGARRLVLPATPEGVHHLRSQLGLEKWLGDKLLEMSLLFNNTMYATLYTPMWLRAMGTKIGKDAEVSTIANIDPDLLTLGDGAFVADMASVGSATYANGHVAFRRTEIGSRAFVGNAAFVPSGTHVGDGSLVGVRSVPPTGGTEPGTSWLGSPSFFLPRREVFEEFTEAELYTPSRRQVRNRYAIEALRIVLPSSLLAVATFATLYALSSIALSWNTAATVLLSPLVALASSVLVVFLVAALKWAVVGRYRPQVRPLWSGFVRRTEFVTGVYEAAAVPALLTFLTGTPLLGPALRLFGARVGRRTLIDTTYVTEFDLVDIGDDVSVGANASLQTHLFEDRVMKMDQVTLRDRATVGDKAVVIYGSVVEEDATLAALSLAMKGEVLPRETTWCGIPAQKVGRAPTAAPARGRRAVPAGATAAGRR; from the coding sequence ATGACGACACATAGCGACGACTGGGATTTCTTCTCGACATTCGCGGGAGATGCCGAGCGGGAGCCCCGGTCGCGGACCACCACGCCCGGGTACGAGCTGCGGGACGACACCGCCACCTCCTACCGCCTGCACGACAACTTCGTCGCCGAGCTGTCCGGCCAGCGCTCGCCGGTCACCCGGCTGAGCCGCTTCTTCGAGCGCACCTGCGACGAGCGCCCGTCGGCGACCGCGCTGGAGTGCGCCGGCGAGCGGGTCTCCTACGCCGACCTCGACCAGCGGGCCAACCGCCTGGCCAACCTGCTCATGAGCCGCGGTGCGCGCGCCGGTGTCCGCGTGGGCATCCTGCTGCACCGCTCGGTGGACACCTACGTCGCCCTGCTGGCCGTGACCAAGACCGAGGCCACGTTCGTCCCGATCGACCCCGAGGCGCCCGCCGACCGGCTGCTCTACATCGCCGAGGACTCCGCGCTGCGCCTGCTGGTCACCACCACCTCCTTCGCCGCGTCCTGCGCGGCCCTGCCGTGCGAGAGCCTGTACCTCGACGAGCTCGGCGGCGAGCTCGCCGTGCAGTCCAGCGCCCGCCCGGGGATCCAGTTCGACGGCGACCCGGTCTGCTACGTCATCTACACCTCGGGCTCCAGCGGCCGCCCCAAGGGCGTCGAGGTCAACCAGTCGAGCATCTGCAACTTCGTCGGGATCGTGCCGTCGCTGTACGGGGTCGAGTCCACCGACCGCGTGTACCAGGGCATGACGATCGCCTTCGACTTCTCCATCGAGGAGATCTGGCCGACCTGGGCCGTCGGGGCGACGCTCGTCGCCGGTCCCACGGACGGCCGCCGGGTCGGGTCGGGTCTGGCTGACTTCCTCGAGGACGAGCGGATCACGATGGTCTACTGCGTCCCGACGGTGCTGGCCACCCTCGACCGCGTCCTCCCGCTGGTCCGCACGGTCAACGTCGGCGGTGAGGCCTGCCCGCGCGAGCTGGTCGACCGCTGGGCGGCACCGGGGCGCCGGATCCTCAACACCTACGGCCCGACCGAGACCACCGTCACCTGCACGATGGCCGAGCTGCGGCCCGGCAAGCCGGTCACCATCGGCCGGCCGCTGCCCACCTACCGGGTCACCCTGCTCGACGAGGACCGCCGCCCGGTCCCGCCCGGGGGCACCGGGGAGATCTGTGTCGGCGGACCGGGCGTCGCCCGCGGCTACGTCAACCGCCCCGACCTCACCGCCGACCGCTTCATCGCCGACCCGCGCGGCATCCCCGGCGAGCGCATCTACCGCACCGGCGACCTCGGCCGCTTCCTGCCCGACGGGGAGCTGGAGTACCTGGGCCGCGCCGACAGCGAGGTCAAGGTCCGCGGTCACCGCGTGGACCTGCAGGAGATCGAGAGCGTGCTGCTCGAGCACCCGCAGGTGACCGGGGCCGTCGTCACGCTGCTGTCCTCGCCGGACACCGGCGGCGACCTCGCCGGCTACGTCATCGTCCGGGGCGACTGCGCCACCGGCGAGCTGCGCCCGGAGACCCTCGCCGCCGGTGCCACCGACGCGCTGGTCGCCGAGCTGCACGAGCAGCTGGTGGCCCAGCTGCCGCCGTACATGGTCCCGTCCTACCTCGACGTGGTCACCTCCATCCCGATGCTGCCCAGCGGCAAGGCCGACCGCGGCCGCCTGCCGGCGCCCACCCGGCCCCGGCTGATCCGCGGCACCCGGGACTTCGAGCCGCCGGCGACCCCGGCGGAGGCCTGGATCGCCGGCCTCTGGGAGGAGACGCTGCGACTGCCCGCCGGCGCGGTGTCCGTGGAGGCCGACTTCTTCGCGGCCCTCGGCGGTCACTCCCTGGTCGCGGCCACCGTCGTCTCCGCGATGCGGGAGAGCGAGCTCGGCTCGGGCCTGTCCATCCTGGACTTCTACAAGCACCCCACGGTCCGCGAGCTGGCGACCTTCCTCGAGGACGGCGTGAGCACCAGGGCCGAGGAGACCTTGGTCCTCGAGCCGCGCGAGCCCCGTCCGCAGCCGCCGTCCGACCGGCGGGTCGTCGGGTTCGGGACGGCGCAGGTGTCGGTCCTGTACGCGATCATCCTGCTGTTCCTGCTGCCCGTCGGTGTCCTGTACGGGCTCAACGACGGCCAGCCCTCGACGGGCCTGCTGCTGCAGCTGGCCGTGGCGCTCCCGGCGGTCTACCTGCTCGGCCGCTGGGTCGCCCCGGTCGCCGGCGCCCGGCTGCTGGCCAGGGGCCTGCGCACCGGTGACCACCCGCTCTGGGGCGGCATGCACCTGCGGGTCTGGACCATCCAGAAGCTGGTGTCCATCTCGCCGCTCACCGTGCTCAGCGGCTCGCCCTGGGCGGTCACGTACCTCCGCCTGGCCGGCGCGCAGGTCGACGACGAGGCCCACGTCGGGTCGGCGGACGTCTCGCTGCCCTCGCTGCTACGGGTGGGCCGCGGCGCGACGGTCGGCTACGGCACCCAGCTGCACGCCCACCGGGTCGCCGAGGGCGTGCTGACCATCGCGCCGGTCACCATCGGCGCCGGTGCGGTCGTCGGCTCCGAGAGCGTGCTGGAGTGCGGCTCCGAGGTCGGCGAGCGCGCCATCCTCGGCGACACCTCGCTGCTCACCTCCGGCCAGGTCGTCCCGGCGGGCGAGTCGTGGGCCGGCTCCCCGGCGCGGTCGGCCCCCGAGGCGGTCGACCCGGTCGTCGAGCTCATGGCCGGCTGCTCCAGCGCCCCGCGCCGCTGGTCGAGCACCCTGCTGGCCGGCTTCGCCGGCGGCGTCGCCCTGCTCGAGCTGCTGCCCTTCCTCGTCCTGCTGCCGGTGGTGGCGCTGGTGTGGTGGGTGCTGCTCGGCTACGGGACGGCGGCCGCCCTGGTGGCCACCGCGCTGTCCGGCCCGGTCTTCGTGCTCGCCTCCTGCGCCCTCGTCCTGGGTGCCCGCCGCCTCGTGCTGCCGGCGACCCCGGAGGGCGTGCACCACCTGCGCTCGCAGCTGGGCCTGGAGAAGTGGCTGGGCGACAAGCTGCTCGAGATGAGCCTGCTGTTCAACAACACCATGTACGCCACGCTGTACACGCCGATGTGGCTGCGGGCGATGGGCACCAAGATCGGCAAGGACGCCGAGGTCTCCACCATCGCCAACATCGACCCGGACCTGCTCACCCTGGGCGACGGCGCCTTCGTCGCGGACATGGCCAGCGTCGGCAGCGCGACCTACGCCAACGGCCACGTCGCCTTCCGGCGCACCGAGATCGGCTCCCGGGCCTTCGTCGGCAACGCCGCCTTCGTCCCGTCGGGCACGCACGTGGGCGACGGGTCGCTGGTCGGCGTCCGCAGCGTCCCGCCCACGGGCGGCACCGAGCCGGGCACCTCCTGGCTGGGCTCGCCGTCGTTCTTCCTGCCCCGCCGCGAGGTGTTCGAGGAGTTCACCGAGGCCGAGCTGTACACGCCGTCGCGGCGGCAGGTCCGCAACCGGTACGCCATCGAGGCCCTGCGCATCGTGCTGCCGAGCTCGCTGCTCGCGGTGGCGACCTTCGCGACCCTGTACGCGCTGTCCTCCATCGCGCTGTCCTGGAACACGGCGGCCACCGTGCTGCTCTCCCCGCTGGTGGCGCTGGCCTCCAGCGTGCTGGTGGTGTTCCTGGTGGCCGCCCTCAAGTGGGCCGTCGTCGGCCGCTACCGGCCCCAGGTGCGCCCGCTGTGGAGCGGCTTCGTCCGCCGCACCGAGTTCGTCACCGGCGTCTACGAGGCCGCCGCGGTGCCGGCCCTGCTCACCTTCCTCACCGGCACGCCGCTGCTGGGCCCGGCGCTGCGGCTGTTCGGGGCCCGGGTCGGCCGGCGGACGCTGATCGACACCACCTACGTCACCGAGTTCGACCTGGTCGACATCGGCGACGACGTCTCCGTGGGGGCGAACGCCTCGCTGCAGACCCACCTGTTCGAGGACCGTGTGATGAAGATGGACCAGGTCACCCTGCGCGACCGCGCCACCGTCGGCGACAAGGCGGTCGTCATCTACGGGTCGGTCGTGGAGGAGGACGCCACGCTGGCCGCCCTGTCGCTGGCGATGAAGGGCGAGGTGCTGCCCCGGGAGACCACCTGGTGCGGCATCCCGGCGCAGAAGGTCGGCCGGGCGCCGACGGCCGCGCCGGCCCGCGGCCGGCGCGCGGTCCCGGCCGGTGCGACCGCGGCGGGCCGGCGATGA